One genomic window of Cupriavidus malaysiensis includes the following:
- a CDS encoding acyl-CoA dehydrogenase: MFVEAIEAILKDQCTPAFVRKVEAGAPAAPLWDALADAGFLELLAPEAAGGAGLTLAEAFPVFTALGRHAVPAPVAQSLAARALLAPHGVAVPAGMVTLAPALRAEGEGGYCAQTPFGMLAGHVLADAGSDLVLLDCAAAERVAAGVHGSQCATLRWARAEPLLRLPGAGGGVQAFGAALHAALLAGAMSRVFELTLQYGNDRAQFGKSIGKFQAIQHQLAVMAEHVAAAGTAAELAFRGDRPVPAMLGAAIAKARTSEAVGVVAASAHAVHGAIGVTEEYDLQLLTRRLHEWRMAHGSEAYWHRFVGEALLAWRGSASDFARQAA, encoded by the coding sequence ATGTTCGTAGAAGCCATCGAGGCCATCCTGAAAGACCAATGCACGCCGGCCTTCGTGCGCAAGGTGGAGGCTGGTGCGCCGGCTGCGCCGTTGTGGGACGCTCTGGCCGACGCCGGCTTCCTCGAGTTGCTGGCACCGGAGGCCGCGGGTGGCGCCGGGCTTACCCTGGCCGAAGCCTTCCCGGTCTTCACCGCGCTGGGACGGCACGCCGTGCCGGCGCCGGTGGCACAAAGCCTGGCCGCGCGTGCGCTGCTGGCGCCGCACGGCGTGGCCGTACCGGCCGGCATGGTCACGCTCGCGCCGGCGCTGCGCGCCGAAGGCGAGGGTGGCTATTGCGCCCAGACGCCCTTCGGCATGCTTGCCGGCCATGTGCTGGCCGATGCCGGCAGCGACCTCGTGCTGCTGGACTGCGCCGCCGCCGAGCGCGTCGCCGCCGGCGTGCACGGCAGCCAGTGCGCCACGCTGCGCTGGGCGCGCGCCGAGCCCTTGCTGCGCCTGCCCGGGGCAGGCGGCGGGGTGCAGGCTTTCGGCGCCGCCCTGCATGCGGCGCTGCTGGCGGGCGCCATGAGCCGCGTGTTCGAGCTGACGCTGCAGTACGGCAACGACCGCGCCCAGTTCGGCAAGTCGATCGGCAAGTTCCAGGCCATCCAGCACCAGCTTGCCGTGATGGCGGAACATGTGGCGGCGGCCGGCACCGCCGCCGAACTCGCCTTCCGCGGCGACCGCCCGGTGCCGGCCATGCTGGGGGCGGCCATCGCCAAGGCGCGTACCAGCGAGGCCGTCGGCGTGGTCGCGGCCAGCGCGCATGCGGTGCACGGTGCGATCGGCGTCACTGAGGAATATGATCTGCAACTGCTGACACGCCGGCTGCACGAATGGCGCATGGCGCACGGCTCCGAGGCCTACTGGCACCGGTTCGTCGGGGAGGCCCTGCTGGCCTGGCGCGGCAGCGCCAGCGACTTCGCGCGCCAGGCAGCCTGA
- a CDS encoding MaoC family dehydratase: MLYFEDFTVGSKRDLGSYHVTEEEILAFARQYDPQPFHTDKEAAARSIYGGLISSGWMTCGIMMRLVVNSMVGKSASMGSPGVDGIRWLKPVYAGDTLSVTLSVLESRPSQSKPDRGVVHTLWEATNQRGELVCTVKGMGMYGRRPA; encoded by the coding sequence ATGCTTTACTTCGAAGACTTCACGGTCGGCAGCAAGCGCGACCTGGGCTCCTACCACGTCACCGAGGAAGAGATCCTGGCCTTCGCCCGCCAGTACGATCCACAGCCCTTCCATACCGACAAGGAGGCCGCCGCCAGGAGCATCTACGGCGGCCTGATCTCCAGCGGCTGGATGACCTGCGGCATCATGATGCGGCTGGTGGTCAACAGCATGGTCGGCAAGTCCGCCAGCATGGGCTCGCCCGGCGTGGACGGCATCCGCTGGCTCAAGCCCGTCTACGCGGGCGACACGCTCAGCGTCACCCTGAGCGTGCTGGAGTCGCGCCCGTCCCAGTCCAAGCCCGACCGCGGCGTGGTGCACACGCTGTGGGAGGCCACCAACCAGCGCGGCGAACTGGTCTGCACGGTCAAGGGCATGGGCATGTACGGGCGCCGGCCCGCCTGA
- a CDS encoding DUF1178 family protein, translating into MKVLDLRCAHDHRFEGWFASEEEAQNQIARDLVQCPVCGDHAVSRLPSAPRLNLSGAVAPAQGSGESSPTARQAALQALYLKAVRQVLAQTEDVGERFAEEARRMHYEEAPERGIRGSASAEEVQALAEEGIDTIQLVVPDALKQTAH; encoded by the coding sequence ATGAAGGTGCTCGACCTGCGCTGTGCGCATGACCATCGTTTCGAGGGCTGGTTCGCCTCGGAGGAGGAGGCGCAGAACCAGATCGCGCGTGACCTCGTCCAGTGCCCGGTCTGCGGCGACCACGCCGTGAGCCGGCTGCCGAGCGCGCCGCGCCTGAATCTCTCGGGCGCCGTGGCGCCGGCGCAGGGCTCCGGCGAATCCTCGCCGACCGCACGGCAGGCGGCGCTGCAGGCGCTGTACCTGAAGGCGGTGCGGCAGGTGCTGGCGCAGACCGAGGACGTGGGGGAACGCTTTGCCGAGGAGGCGAGGCGCATGCACTACGAAGAGGCGCCCGAGCGCGGTATCCGCGGCTCGGCGTCGGCCGAAGAGGTGCAGGCGCTGGCCGAGGAGGGCATCGATACCATCCAGCTCGTGGTGCCGGACGCGCTCAAGCAGACGGCCCACTGA
- a CDS encoding acyl-CoA dehydrogenase family protein — MNFNLSDEQKQLADAIHRFIDKSYDFETRKKGIQTSAGHSDSAWGALVELGLTALPVPEAQGGFSGKAVDMMVVMQELGRGLVVEPYLATVVAAHALKLAGGQEALLEQVAGGELKLATAFNEPQARYALNDVRVTAKDGKLNGRKVVAIHGAQADKLVVSARTGGAEADLDGISLFLVDVKGAGVSVTDYRTIDNLRAADIQFQDAPATLLGSAGKAWPIIEESADYAAVLLCAEAVGVMDTLNAATLEYAKTRQQFGVPIARFQALQHRMVEMFIHAEQSRSITLLAAARFEESSPEERRRFASAAKARVGQAARAVGQEAVQIHGGMGVTNELPAAHMFKRLTLINTTFGDVDHHLGRFAAQPGFQQAA, encoded by the coding sequence ATGAACTTCAATCTGAGCGACGAACAGAAGCAGCTCGCCGACGCGATCCACCGCTTCATCGACAAGAGCTACGACTTCGAGACCCGCAAGAAGGGCATCCAGACCTCCGCCGGCCACAGCGACTCCGCCTGGGGCGCGCTGGTCGAGCTGGGCCTGACCGCGCTGCCGGTGCCGGAAGCGCAGGGCGGCTTCTCCGGCAAGGCGGTCGACATGATGGTGGTGATGCAGGAGCTCGGCCGCGGCCTGGTGGTCGAGCCCTACCTGGCCACCGTGGTGGCCGCGCACGCGCTGAAGCTGGCCGGCGGCCAGGAAGCGCTGCTGGAGCAGGTGGCCGGTGGCGAACTCAAGCTGGCCACCGCCTTCAACGAGCCGCAAGCCCGCTATGCGCTCAATGACGTGCGCGTCACGGCCAAGGACGGCAAGCTGAACGGCCGCAAGGTCGTGGCCATCCACGGCGCGCAGGCCGACAAGCTGGTGGTGTCGGCGCGCACCGGCGGCGCCGAGGCCGACCTGGACGGCATCTCGCTGTTCCTGGTGGACGTCAAGGGTGCCGGTGTCAGCGTCACCGACTACCGCACCATCGACAACCTGCGCGCGGCCGACATCCAGTTCCAGGATGCGCCGGCCACGCTGCTGGGCAGCGCAGGCAAGGCCTGGCCGATCATCGAGGAGAGCGCCGACTACGCCGCCGTGCTGCTGTGCGCAGAGGCGGTCGGCGTGATGGACACGCTCAACGCCGCCACGCTGGAATACGCCAAGACGCGCCAGCAGTTCGGCGTGCCGATCGCGCGCTTCCAGGCGCTGCAGCACCGCATGGTGGAGATGTTCATCCATGCCGAGCAGTCGCGCTCGATCACGCTGCTGGCCGCGGCGCGCTTCGAAGAGTCGTCGCCCGAGGAGCGCCGCCGCTTTGCCTCCGCCGCCAAGGCACGCGTCGGCCAGGCCGCGCGCGCGGTCGGCCAGGAGGCGGTGCAGATCCACGGCGGCATGGGCGTGACCAACGAACTGCCGGCCGCGCACATGTTCAAGCGCCTGACGCTGATCAACACCACCTTCGGCGACGTGGACCATCACCTGGGCCGCTTCGCCGCACAGCCGGGCTTCCAGCAGGCAGCCTGA
- a CDS encoding acyl-CoA dehydrogenase family protein produces the protein MDNLLSAFRLAALPAEAEAFRADVKAFLRDNQPAAPADVRARSWMGFDAAFSRRLAARGWVGLTLPASYGGAGMDAFRRFVLVEELLAAGAPVSAHWIADRQSGPLILKYGTEAQKRFYLPRICAGDAFFCIGMSEPGSGSDLASVRTRATRCEEGWRLSGRKIWTTNADHCHYMIALVRSSGAPEDRQRGLSQFIVDLSLPGVTVRPIRDLTGDAHFSEVSFDDVLLAPDALVGDEGSGWEQVTAELAFERSGPERIYSSIALLEHWLAGLRRGAPGAEQIALAGRFATHLCTLRSMSVAVTARLARGESPVVEAALVKDIGTEFEQSIPALIEALCGAEPGAEIDAELVRTVAYLSQISPTFSLRGGTREILRGMIARGLGLR, from the coding sequence TTGGACAACTTGCTGAGTGCCTTCCGGCTGGCGGCCTTGCCGGCTGAAGCCGAGGCCTTCCGCGCCGATGTGAAGGCCTTCCTGCGCGACAACCAGCCGGCCGCGCCGGCTGACGTGCGTGCCCGCTCGTGGATGGGTTTCGATGCGGCCTTCAGCCGCCGGCTCGCCGCGCGCGGCTGGGTCGGCCTGACGCTGCCGGCCTCCTACGGCGGTGCCGGCATGGACGCCTTCCGGCGCTTCGTGCTGGTCGAGGAACTGCTGGCGGCGGGGGCGCCGGTGTCGGCGCACTGGATCGCCGACCGCCAGAGCGGTCCGCTGATCCTGAAGTACGGCACCGAGGCGCAGAAGCGCTTCTATCTGCCGCGCATCTGCGCCGGCGACGCCTTCTTCTGCATCGGCATGAGCGAGCCGGGCTCCGGCTCGGACCTGGCCAGCGTGCGCACCCGGGCAACGCGCTGCGAGGAGGGCTGGCGCCTGTCGGGGCGCAAGATCTGGACCACCAATGCCGACCACTGCCACTACATGATCGCGCTGGTGCGCTCCTCCGGCGCGCCGGAGGACCGGCAGCGGGGGCTATCGCAGTTCATCGTCGACCTGTCGCTGCCGGGCGTGACGGTGCGCCCCATCCGCGACCTGACCGGCGATGCGCATTTCTCGGAGGTCAGCTTCGACGATGTGCTGCTGGCGCCAGACGCGCTGGTGGGCGACGAAGGCAGCGGCTGGGAACAGGTGACGGCGGAACTGGCTTTCGAACGCAGCGGTCCGGAACGCATCTACTCGAGCATCGCCTTGCTGGAGCACTGGCTGGCGGGACTGCGGCGCGGCGCGCCAGGCGCGGAGCAGATCGCACTGGCCGGGCGCTTCGCCACCCACCTGTGCACGCTGCGCAGCATGTCGGTGGCGGTCACCGCGCGGCTGGCACGTGGCGAGAGCCCGGTGGTCGAGGCGGCGCTGGTCAAGGACATCGGCACCGAGTTCGAGCAGTCGATCCCGGCCCTGATCGAGGCGCTGTGCGGTGCCGAGCCGGGCGCCGAGATCGATGCCGAACTGGTCCGCACGGTGGCCTACCTGAGCCAGATCTCACCGACCTTTTCGCTGCGCGGCGGAACCCGCGAGATCCTGCGCGGCATGATCGCGCGCGGCCTGGGGCTGCGCTGA
- a CDS encoding Bug family tripartite tricarboxylate transporter substrate binding protein, whose amino-acid sequence MFGALPSSMPHARAGKLHALAILDATRFPLMPEVPTLRELGFNDTEASAWFGVVAPARTPRAIGAQPMMPGSPEAFGRFVEDERARWIPVAKALGVGAERAAPGPQP is encoded by the coding sequence ATGTTCGGTGCGCTGCCGTCGTCGATGCCACACGCGCGCGCCGGTAAGCTGCATGCCCTGGCGATCCTGGACGCGACCCGATTCCCGCTGATGCCCGAGGTGCCCACGCTGCGCGAGCTGGGCTTCAACGATACCGAGGCCAGCGCCTGGTTCGGCGTGGTGGCGCCGGCGCGCACGCCGCGTGCCATCGGCGCGCAGCCGATGATGCCGGGCAGCCCGGAGGCGTTCGGCCGCTTCGTCGAGGACGAGCGCGCGCGCTGGATCCCGGTCGCCAAGGCGCTCGGGGTCGGGGCGGAACGAGCGGCGCCAGGACCGCAACCGTGA
- a CDS encoding MaoC family dehydratase, whose product MRTIASLEELESLQGQEVAVSNWMEITQQQVNLFAEATGDHQWIHVDVERARRESPFGAPVAHGFLTLSLLPAMMQSALDMPGVKMGVNYGLNRVRFTSPVPVGSRLRARIRLLKVERLDPLPNAPGLVGAQSTWEVTMEREGSDRPVCVAESISRRYS is encoded by the coding sequence ATGCGCACCATTGCCTCGCTCGAGGAGCTCGAGAGCCTGCAAGGCCAGGAAGTCGCCGTCAGCAACTGGATGGAGATCACCCAGCAGCAGGTCAACCTCTTCGCCGAAGCCACCGGCGACCACCAGTGGATCCACGTCGACGTGGAACGGGCCAGGCGCGAGTCGCCGTTCGGCGCCCCGGTCGCTCACGGTTTCCTCACCTTGTCGCTGCTGCCCGCCATGATGCAGAGCGCGCTCGACATGCCCGGCGTCAAGATGGGGGTCAACTACGGCCTGAACCGCGTACGCTTCACCTCGCCGGTGCCGGTGGGCAGCCGCCTGCGCGCACGCATCAGGCTGCTCAAGGTGGAGCGCCTGGATCCGCTGCCGAATGCGCCGGGCCTGGTCGGTGCCCAGTCGACCTGGGAAGTGACCATGGAACGTGAAGGCAGCGACCGTCCGGTCTGTGTGGCCGAATCGATCAGCCGCCGCTACTCCTGA
- the cyoA gene encoding ubiquinol oxidase subunit II — MKKYKPPRWTRFLPSLGLLLLGGCNMGVLDPKGAIGIEERSIIITATWLMLLVVVPVIIMTLAFAWKYRESNKAARYEPDWSHSTAIEVVVWLIPCLIIMVLGYITWKSSHDLDPYKPIESEVKPITIEAVALDWKWLFIYPDQHVATINEIAFPVNTPVNFKITSDSVMNSFFIPQLGSMIYAMAGMETKLHLIANHAGVYDGMSSNYSGGGFSGMKFKAKAMSGFEFEQWLKQVKASPRELTLADYEKLAQPSEKEPVTLFAKVDPNLFHGVLHKYMDGTGGAIAGGGTSYGPVCTSRNTIGTGQQVSMAVPAVAAPGSNS, encoded by the coding sequence ATGAAGAAATATAAACCTCCGCGTTGGACGCGGTTCCTGCCCAGCTTGGGCTTGCTGCTGCTTGGCGGCTGCAACATGGGTGTGCTCGATCCGAAGGGCGCGATCGGCATCGAGGAGCGCTCCATCATCATCACGGCCACCTGGCTGATGCTGCTGGTGGTCGTGCCCGTCATCATCATGACGCTGGCATTCGCCTGGAAATACCGCGAGAGCAACAAGGCGGCGCGCTACGAGCCCGACTGGTCGCACTCCACCGCCATCGAGGTGGTGGTGTGGCTGATCCCCTGCCTGATCATCATGGTGCTGGGCTACATCACCTGGAAGTCTTCGCACGACCTGGACCCGTACAAGCCCATCGAATCCGAAGTCAAGCCGATCACCATCGAGGCCGTCGCACTGGATTGGAAGTGGTTGTTCATCTACCCGGACCAGCACGTCGCCACCATCAACGAGATCGCCTTCCCGGTCAACACGCCGGTGAACTTCAAGATCACCTCGGATTCGGTGATGAACTCGTTCTTCATCCCGCAACTGGGCAGCATGATCTATGCGATGGCCGGGATGGAAACCAAGCTGCACCTGATCGCCAACCATGCCGGCGTGTACGACGGCATGTCGTCGAACTACAGCGGCGGCGGCTTCTCGGGCATGAAGTTCAAGGCCAAGGCGATGTCGGGCTTCGAGTTCGAGCAGTGGCTCAAGCAGGTCAAGGCGTCCCCGCGCGAACTGACCCTGGCCGATTACGAAAAGCTGGCCCAGCCCAGCGAGAAGGAGCCGGTGACCCTGTTCGCCAAGGTTGACCCGAACCTGTTCCACGGCGTCCTGCACAAGTACATGGATGGCACCGGTGGCGCCATCGCCGGCGGCGGCACCTCCTACGGTCCCGTCTGCACCTCGCGCAACACGATCGGCACCGGCCAGCAGGTGTCCATGGCCGTGCCCGCCGTCGCGGCGCCGGGCTCGAATTCCTAG
- a CDS encoding acyl-CoA dehydrogenase family protein, with translation MDLNYSAADDAFRAEVRGWLEANLPADIRSKVLNHRRPNRDDLVRWHKILAGNGWSAPHWPVQFGGTGWNATQRHIWDEENARVGAPGVLPFGVAMVAPVIMKYGNEQQKQYYLPRILDCTDWWCQGYSEPGSGSDLASLKTRAQLTSDGKHYIVNGQKTWTTLGQHADMIFCLVRTDPEAKQQEGISFLLIDMKTPGITVRPIIMLDEEHEVNEVFFDNVQVPVENRVGEENKGWTYAKYLLGHERTGIARVGNSKRELGFLKRVARQQQKNGKPLLEDPVFGAKVAALEVELMALEITVLRVVSSEAAGKGPGPEASMLKIKGTEIQQLLTELMVEAVGPYAQPFDPAYLECEHEHAVTGYDDAAPLAAYYFNYRKTSIYGGSNEIQKNIISKMILGL, from the coding sequence ATGGATCTCAACTACTCGGCGGCCGACGACGCCTTCCGCGCGGAAGTGCGCGGCTGGCTGGAGGCCAATCTGCCGGCGGACATCCGCAGCAAGGTGCTGAACCACCGGCGTCCGAACCGCGACGACCTGGTGCGCTGGCACAAGATTCTGGCCGGCAACGGCTGGTCGGCGCCGCACTGGCCCGTGCAGTTCGGCGGCACCGGCTGGAACGCCACCCAGCGTCATATCTGGGATGAAGAGAACGCCCGTGTCGGCGCGCCCGGCGTGCTGCCCTTCGGTGTCGCCATGGTGGCACCGGTGATCATGAAGTACGGCAACGAGCAGCAGAAGCAGTACTACCTGCCGCGCATCCTGGACTGCACCGACTGGTGGTGCCAGGGCTATTCCGAGCCGGGTTCGGGTTCCGACCTGGCTTCGCTGAAGACGCGCGCCCAGCTGACCTCGGACGGCAAGCACTACATCGTCAACGGCCAGAAGACCTGGACCACGCTCGGCCAGCACGCCGACATGATCTTCTGCCTGGTGCGCACCGATCCCGAGGCCAAGCAGCAGGAGGGCATCTCCTTCCTGCTGATCGACATGAAGACCCCGGGCATCACCGTGCGCCCCATCATCATGCTGGACGAAGAGCATGAGGTGAACGAGGTCTTCTTCGACAACGTGCAGGTGCCGGTCGAGAACCGCGTCGGCGAAGAGAACAAGGGCTGGACCTACGCCAAGTACCTGCTCGGCCACGAGCGCACCGGCATCGCCCGCGTGGGCAATTCCAAGCGCGAACTGGGCTTCCTCAAGCGCGTGGCGCGCCAGCAGCAGAAGAACGGCAAGCCGCTGCTCGAGGATCCGGTGTTCGGCGCCAAGGTCGCCGCGCTGGAAGTCGAGCTGATGGCGCTGGAGATCACCGTGCTGCGCGTGGTGTCGAGCGAGGCCGCAGGCAAGGGCCCCGGCCCGGAAGCCTCGATGCTCAAGATCAAGGGCACCGAGATCCAGCAGCTGCTGACCGAGCTGATGGTCGAGGCCGTCGGCCCCTACGCCCAGCCCTTCGATCCGGCCTACCTGGAGTGCGAGCACGAGCATGCCGTGACCGGCTACGACGATGCCGCGCCGCTGGCCGCGTACTACTTCAACTATCGGAAGACCTCCATCTACGGCGGCTCCAACGAAATTCAGAAGAACATCATCAGCAAGATGATCCTGGGGCTGTGA
- a CDS encoding crotonase/enoyl-CoA hydratase family protein has protein sequence MADFLRYEQQGHIVTLTMNEPERRNPLTGNSAVDDFLAAIARIRDDRSVRAVVLTGAGAAFSTGGNIRDMERQASGAVSGLEIRQDYRNGIQRLPLALFNLEVPVIAAVNGPAMGAGLDLACMCDIRIAAEQAQFAESFVKLGIIPGDGGAWLLPRVIGLSRAAEMTFTGTPIDARQALEWNLVSRVVPAEQLLPTALDIAARIAANPPHAVRMAKRLMREGMHSRLDTLLELSAGLQALSHQTADHREAVQAFLEKRQPVFTGQ, from the coding sequence ATGGCGGATTTCCTGCGATACGAGCAACAGGGCCACATCGTGACCCTGACCATGAACGAGCCCGAGCGGCGCAACCCGCTGACCGGCAACAGCGCGGTCGACGACTTCCTCGCCGCCATCGCTCGCATCCGCGACGACCGCAGCGTGCGCGCGGTGGTCCTCACCGGCGCCGGCGCCGCCTTCTCCACCGGCGGCAATATCCGCGACATGGAACGCCAGGCATCGGGCGCCGTCAGCGGCCTGGAGATCCGCCAGGACTACCGCAACGGCATCCAGCGCCTGCCGCTGGCCCTGTTCAACCTGGAGGTGCCGGTGATCGCCGCAGTCAACGGCCCGGCCATGGGCGCCGGCCTCGACCTGGCCTGCATGTGCGACATCCGCATCGCCGCGGAGCAGGCCCAGTTCGCCGAGAGCTTCGTCAAGCTCGGCATCATTCCCGGCGATGGCGGCGCCTGGCTGCTGCCGCGCGTGATCGGGCTGTCGCGCGCCGCCGAGATGACCTTCACCGGCACGCCGATCGATGCCCGCCAGGCCCTCGAATGGAACCTGGTCTCGCGCGTGGTGCCGGCCGAGCAACTGCTGCCGACGGCCCTCGACATCGCCGCGCGCATCGCCGCCAACCCGCCGCACGCGGTGCGCATGGCCAAGCGGCTGATGCGCGAAGGCATGCACAGCCGCCTGGACACGCTGCTGGAACTGTCGGCCGGCTTGCAGGCACTGTCGCATCAGACCGCCGACCATCGCGAAGCGGTGCAGGCCTTCCTGGAAAAGCGCCAGCCGGTCTTCACCGGCCAGTGA